The Bradysia coprophila strain Holo2 chromosome X, BU_Bcop_v1, whole genome shotgun sequence genomic interval AGTTAAATTATTGGGTCATATGTTTGTGTTAAATGAAATAAGAAATGGTACAACCTTTTACAATGCTTTTCGATTGTTAGGGTGAGTCGTAGTTCAgctttgatttcttttttcggAACACCCAATCCCAGGCTCTACGCAGAATAGTCCAGAGAACCTATTGCAGtagaaactttatttttaatattcgtTTTTGCTATGCCTCCATAGcggtttttgattttcatggtGATAGAAACTTTTAAGACTTTCATTTTCACCAGGGAGTAATTAGGCACAGCAGTTAATCAGAATATTGTAGCTCTCCCATCATGAACAGAACGCTTTTGATGCACACAGGTCGAGTAAGTTCCAACCAAGTTTCATGATTTTGGTTTCATACACTTTTGAGGAACATAACATATTATGTCCTTTAGACACGAAAGAACGCGTACAAACTTCCTACGGGCCTGTTTtatcatttgaattttatttgcatcAAACTAAATGCAGTCACTGACAATCAATTATATTCACCAACCATAACCAGTAATAACTTTGAATCAAGAGTAACAACGGAAGCACTTAAAGTATTATCAATTCAATGAAGAACCACTGTGTTGCTGATAATCGTACTCCAGTTTTGATGTACAAAAATTAATCCCATTGAATGGCATCATTCGTTCAGTTGCAGTGGTTCAGATCGTTTGTTCTCAGTTTTGTATCCTCAATTAACGTCGGTATTGCTTCACAAATTTATTAGACAAAATGAATTTCCAATTATGCGTTTTGTCCATTGCATTCACAATGTGTTCAGCAAATCGAAGTGAATCTTTCCTCGAATTTTCGTACTACAATAAAAGCATCCAAATACAGTTGGTGTTGCCGGTATTGAACGGCACAATATTCAATCACAGTACAGACTCGAAGTTCGAAAGTACAACTCCAATACTCGAAAGCATTACTGCAATCAGCACAACTGACCCACCTCACAACACATTTGTGTTCAACGGAACTCAATATCTGTTCCACACTGAATACAAAGTACAAGCAACAAATTCTGCTGCTATGCTCCTCTATAATATTGATTAAAATGGTGggcaattttttctttgttgtaGGAGAACTGGCTCGATGCAAGTAGATATTGTTGGAATAAGGGGATGAGATTGGTTGCGATTTACTCAGCGGAAGAGAATGCTTGGATAGCGAAAACAATTAAAGAGCTCGGTAGATattgaaatcaaaagaaaCGGGTTTCACATCAGAAATTGATCGATGATATGCATTTGATTAAGGTTACGGAAAAGACGATTTTTGGACTGGAGGCAAGTATTGGCCGCAACGACAATTCAAATGGAACGATgcgaatgaaattgaattcgtaaATTGGGCTGATGGTGAACCAGCCAAAGGCAACCTGACCTTACCCAATAACGTCCATTTTATATTACTAAAAGCGGCAgcagatttcaaatggaccaATGAATGGTTCAAGTATGATCGAAACTATTTCATTTGCAAGGAAATCGTACAAGCAAATACTGATCCTTTACCGCACAGCACTTTTATGTTCACCGGAAAAAAGTTTCACTTCAACACAACATTCAAAGTAAATCGCATCGCATTATATACAATTATGAACTAACAGAACTGacacaaattattcaaattaaccGACAATTTACGTTGCAGATGAGTGCTTTTGCCGGCTTTTCATATTGCTATGACAAGCGTATGACGTTGCTTTCAATTGTCTCAAAGGAAGAGGACAATTGGATTGTGAGCAAAATTAAACAACTTGGTAGAAGCTCCAGGAACAAAGTTTCCcattataaaaattcattgaattgattttcgtttattaCAATAGGATGTGGAAGTGACGATTTCTGGACAGGAGGtgtttttaatcaatttaatgGCGCATTTGGTTGGAATGCCATTAACGACAAAGTTACATTCACGAATTGGGCCGATGATCAACCAAGAAAGGTTGATGTTCGTTTTGCGCATTGTGCTGTACTTGAAGCGTCAACGGAATTCAAGTGGAGCATTAGATTGTGTCAACTTAATTACAACTATGTGATTTGCAAAGAGAAGTTTCCTTAACAACGTCTTTGGTGATTATTACATGGAGAGACATTTCGGCTCAGTGAAACCCTCAGTAGGGCAGTGCCACAATGTGAGAACATACAAGGTTTGCGCTTCATAAATTCAAACtttcaattaattcaatttacctGATCGCTTGATCGATTTAAATTAGTTAAATTTATTCCGCGTCATTtctaattaattgattttaaaaaaaactttcaaaatgcCGAAACCGGTTACCTTACCTAATACactataaaaacaaaacaagccaatttaatttttcagtttggaaacaaaaatataactTTACATGCTTTTGCATTCTCTAGGGTCGAAAGTTGCCTATTACATCACTagggatgaaaagtaaaatgacTCAAAGCTCAAAAGCATGTTTAGGTTCTTTACATAACtcatgataaaaataaaaagtgttcATGTGATTATTGACATCGGCTGCGTCTCGGACCAACAATAGTATGTTAGGTCACTGTTTGTAGATATTTGTTTAGGCAATGGTAaggtttgcggaacgagccgaaggcgagtgcaGTAATCACAAAtgcctaaacaagcatttacaagcagtgacgtaatagtatattacttccgaggttccaagttgtgtatttgataagtggggtgttacagcccgaccagaaggggagggctgtattccccacttgtcaaataacaacttggaacctagtaagtacaatgcttcacgtgattaggcaatgtaaatgaaaatgaagcatgccgtaacacgtaaaacattttacaagtttgtggacggtaagtgcattttcacTGTCATaagcagtgatgtaaagtgcactttaccgtgcataagcatgtaaatAACCAATAAACAAAGCGAAAAATGtatacaaaatcaaaatgctGTTTAGCCACCCTATCTTACATTTCGAAAGCAGCGTCGCCATTGTGACCGCCGAgcaaactaaatttaaatgtgTGAACTCCAACagtcattttttgttttcttatgtCGAATGGATGATTTTGCATTTTACTTCCCTTTACACGAGAGGTTATCTGAAATATTAATGGAAGTCATGATGAATTTTTGGTTAATTCTTCGAGCGGGTGAATATTGATTAAGACaatattaattgaaatttaagttCTGCTTTGTGGTGTAAATGTTTGGccgaattttcatttacttatttttaattgtttcacATTGCTGCACACATGGAGAGGAGATAAATATTAGCTAAAAAGCTTAATGCAATAATGTTACTCAAAACACAGTCAAATAGTATGTAAAGGTGTTTGTCGTGTTTATGGACTATACATAGCACACACATCTACTGCACGAACGAATCATTTGTATTTATTCCACTCAACCAGTCTATTCGTCTTTATGTATCAGACTATTACTCGTATAAAATGTAAACCATCGTTTCAAAGCTCTTAATTTTCCAAGTCTCACACTTCTTCGGTAACAAAGTGTTACAGAGATGGCAGCACACACATTCAATTAACTAAACACAGCGAATTTTTATTAGTCAAGTGAATTCATGAACActtttgttataaaattttgaacacCAGACAGGTTTATTTTGCGCTATACCAGAAATACCTTTCTATGCTCATCAAATTTTTGCACATTCTTTTTACATTCCTTCCCATCAATGTTATTATTTCCGAACCTTTCAGCTCAGATTTGACTGTTGATGGTAAAATCCAATCATAACGGAAATGCTTCAGTACcattatacaaaacaaaattgttaacAATACAACGAAAATACGTTCAACTGATGTCATCTTTGATAGTACATTCACATTGTTTCGATGCAAATCCTCGCGGGCCGGGATTTCTGACGGTATGGCTGATAATAGATCGAGAAGGTTGTCGGTTTTGTCGTCGATGAGTTGCACTAAGTTTGAATCGGTTGCAGTTTTTAAAAGGTTATGGAATTTTGAAAGGTTTGCAGGCTGATCATGGTCAAGAAGACATCGGAATTGGTTTTCATTGTCGTCATCACTTTTGATGATATGGTCGagaaattgaactttttttgccTGTTTATCGGGTATCTTTGTCCTGATctataattttgatttgaattaaGATAATCAGGTCGATCAATGTGACCAACTACCAACTTACAATGCCTTTGAAATGATCCATATTGTGAGAGACTGCCTCAGATCGTGTTTCGCGGATTGAAGTAGATAGTACGTCATTCAAGCTTTTTGCTTCGTACAGCgacgtttttttaaatatgccATGGCCGTTTGTACCTTTACTTGAAGAAGTAGAGTTTCGAATTGGACGTGgagaatttgattttaagaTCGAACGATTCGTTTCGTTATCTTGCGATTTAAAGTTGGGTTTTTTATCCATGACGAAATTCTGTTTTTCGTAAACAATTTGGCACTTCAAAAATTTAGACAGTTGAGACTGCTATGTGATTAGAAACATCGaaacattcataaaaaatcgaCATTAGAAAACGGTTTAATTTGAGATTGCTAGTGTAACTGTCTAACATTGACCTGTTGTTTCTTTTTGGCTTCCATAATGATAGCTGACTCTAATCATACATATAAGGGCAGCATTTGAATGTTGTTTTTATCAGCACCGTATATATACTGCTTTACTGTGTCTATTATAAAGTTAGTTTAATTTCATTGCTGCTTCGGCCGGGTCATTTAGATCATTCTAAATGTTATTAGTCAACAGAGATCTATGAAAATATGCGTCATACCGTGAGCAATGCGTACTGacaatattcaaataatgAATAAGTTAACTGAGGGGACAAAAATAGGAAATACCAACAGTTAACAAACAATATGTTTCTGTTGCCGCTTCCGCAATTAGAACGAACGTCTTTAGCATTAATTAGGAACCATTACATTTGGGAATTTACAGGCAATTTAGAGTTCCTTGGCTTTCGGTACATCACTTGATAGTTCTTTGGTAAACCAGTGGTGTGAAAATCCACTGAAATTTCAATGGTGTGAGTACAAACCTGTCTATAAAACTTAACCgaagtgaaaaattttaaaatgagatTCAACAGCCATCCTTAACTTCCGTTGACTTTAATTTGGTGCCAAAGTATTCCAAGCAGCGTCAGATTTTCATTCGTACACACTGCCAGTAAAGGACGAAACAGAAAAGgtgtcgattttcaaaattccgtgcgtGTAAGAACAATTGCTAGTACATTGTTGATGAGCCAGTTATCAGTTCGATTCCAGTAACAGTATATCGGAGATAAACTTAtcgcaaaattttcgaaacaaattttgatgaCGAAAATTGAGCTGTGATTTCATGATCTCTACTTATcgaatcttctacttcttaTTTGATATAGGTTTTGTCAACAGAGCAATAGAAAATCGTTAAATTCGTTTGGGTTCAACATACACTTTGATATAGGCCAgacatcgtttatttttgttgtcactGTCATGAGGAGATCAAATAGCAGAATTCGAAGGATTACATTTTTGAAGAAGCTCTTTTTGAATAGATGATTGACGCTCAACGCATTTCAATTCGatcattttacataatttttaacgaaataaaacaatttttttaacgaagtGGAACATGTCTTTCCTATTCACTTGGAAGTAGCCTGCATTGATACATAAAATAGACCACAGTACAGTCTctaaaataacaacaaaaaatgaattctatTTGTCCGTCCACAGTGATAAGATATCAAAGTAAAAATAACATCATGGCAGAAAATTAATGAACtggaaaacatttcattttaataattttttttttcttcgtcaaagCTTGTATATGTAACGAAAAAACCTATGTTTACTTACACTCTCTCTTTCCACAATAAATGCTTCTGTGTATACGTATTTTGCGTTCGTTCGATACGAAGagatgaaataatttcatgTTTACGCAATCAACTTGAACTGATaagacaaaattattttctggaAACATCAACTCAATTCTGAGAATTGTTACGCTTTAAGTGTGTGGTATGATTCCATCCACCCAGTCagccaataaaattttcttcgaatgtgttttatgttttgtgcGAAATGTTATCTCTATGTCAGCGGAATGCTAATGGGCTGTTAGCATATTATCATTTTTAAACGCCAGTCGAGGAAAAGATATTCTTTGACATTAACTTGAACTTACACAACAGAATCAAATGTCAACGAAAGATTTAAAAGGATAAATCAATTAAACGTAGCCATCTGGCCTTGTAATGGACAATTTGCAAATTTGAATTCCCAATTGCTCAATTGAATCTTTAGACTGTCCTGATCCTGTTTTGTGTAGCAACTTTTTTCTGTTGTCGCGCTTTCTCTATAGAGTCATAGAAGTAAACGTATACCACATGACAATTCCATAgttgaataatttcatcaataAGCAGTGGGGCTTATAAAGACGTTACAATAAATACCAGAATAAATTCGAAGGATATTCGAATGGATGAGCTACAAAGAAACTGATTGATAAATAAACGAACTGATCTTGTAACTACTAGTTCCGGAACTAAATTTGACGAGTCATTTACGAGTTATTTCATATTGATTGGACTTATTTTCACCGTTTTGGCTCAGTTATGATTTTTGGTTTCAATCAGTCgaaacaaaatgaatgatttttttattttcataataatagTATATAtaacaaacatttcaaatcaattataCCTCATTCGATATAATATAAAAGATTTCTTCCAATTTCACCGTGCTGTCAAAGCCCCATCACTCTTGCAGCGTTTGTTCTTTGGATTGCAATGCTCAACCGTTGtttcaaatattgttttgACCTTTTTTCTCCTGTAGTTGCGTGAATGAGTTTTCCCAATTTATCGATGAATTTGACAGCTTCCTCACACCATGGACCTAACGTATCGCAAGCAAAGCGCAGAAAGATGTAATTGTCTGctattattttcttgtaatcGTTTGATTTTTCGGTCGCTGCACGGCTTGCTAAACTGCCTGTTcttaacacattgaaattaattgcggcttgccaacttccgccaccctggactttacttaaatagtcgaggaatgcctccaaataaatttctaaaaattcaaaactgaattctagatttttagaaatttatttggaggttttccacgactatttaagtaaagtccaggatgttgaaagttgacaagccgcaattattttgaatgtgttttaACGAAGAAGAATGAACATATGATGGAGCCAGTGTGCCACGAATCATTGCGTCCCATACGAGCATTTTCCCGTTACTCCATGGGATTAAAGTAACTCCGTCCGACCTTTTTCTACTATCTCTAAAAAGTGGTGGTTCTAATTTCGAAGGAAAGTTAGCAGACTGAAGACCTCTGTGTGTGTAGGATGTTGTTGAAATCGCTATGACGGGGAAGGCGACCAGCACTATATTTACACGACAATTGGCATTTAAGATTTaagcgaaaaatatttttgtaatataGTGGAACCTTCTGTAATATTATCGATACATTGTCATCGtcaaaaaaaactgataatTATTGCTGCATCTGGAAAACTATTAATTGGTATGCAGTTTCCAATTGATATAACAGAAAGGCTTATTGCCCGATAGACGGAAAAATCTCTGAAGACATTTAGTTTCCTCCAAGTGTTCGTAGCAGTTTTACATCTACTTTCCTCTAAGTTCTAGTATACCTTTTATGAATATGGCTTGTATGATAAACCAAAAAATCGTTCTTCATCAGGTAAACACAAATTTACACATTATCGCGCTCCATTTTCTCCGCTATCATTTTCGTTTACGAACGCAGAACTGCAACCATTTTGGTATACAGTTTTGCAGAAGATTTTGCGATTTATTGGATTGTAATTCAATCGTAAACAAATTGCAATTAACCCGAAAGTTCCCACGGAATGACGTAAGTTGTATATGACAGATAACATTAACTGAGTCAGATTTTTGCTGATATATTTTGTGCAGAAAGTCGTCATAGTTCACCAGAACATAATATCCACCAACATAGGAAATGCTTGTTGAAAATGTATCTCTAGTTGGTTCTGTGTACTTTGTTGAACTACGTACGTTCACAGATTAAAACTTATAACATAAATATTTACGTTCAACaattaaaactaatttaaatgaatcataaaattgaatcacTAAATCGTTTGCATTAGACTTAGGATCCGATTATACATCGAAAATTAATCATCATCACCTAATGCACTTAAATGTTGCTCGACGCTTTTATAAATAGTGTTCGAACTATCGATAGGTTAAGTATTTACACAAATAGCTTTCGGGTATTAGACACAAAATGTAGTTATGTAGTACACGTATCGAACGTCACTTGCCAAGATAAATATAATCGATATCGATTTGAGAAAGGGGGATAGATAAACTTTTGCATAGTCagtcaatcaaatttatttatgtggaATTTTATAGACAGACAGACACATAAGTGTTTTTCCAGCATTATTTGTACTCCACTTCATATTTTGCTTACTATCTCAATATTTGTTTCGCTATCATCCTATAGAATCTTCTACCACATCAGTAACGAAGCTCTATGCTGAACTCTACAAAAGCACCGTAATAGAAAAGCTGACAAGTCATGAAAATGTGAACCTGTTTTAAACATAAACTTGAATGGATACGTATTTTGCAAATACTTTTGGGTACTTCTTTTCTTTCTGAAGATTCTTCATAGAACTCTTAGTTTTCCTGAATTCAGTTTTTATCTTTTGTCTAATTCGGAGTTTCAGTATCCTTCTGAATCATTGAGTATTGCTcgattttacatattttttttaattgataccTATAAACTCATGAACCTATCGAAAACTGTGAAcacataaatttgaatttcgaaaCTCTAAAGATTTGTCCGTGCCGATTTTTATGTTTACTAACCTAAAGAGTAAATCCTCGAAATACGGAATAATCACTGAGATGTGATTTCAAATGATATTATATAGGGTAAGTGAACCAGTATCCGGACATGAATGGGCACTCGATTACTTGTCgttatttcattgataaaatatattctattttccatttataaaGACAATAGGTGTCCGACAACTCATACCAGTCGAGTGACTGGTACACTGACCCTATGCATtatgactttttattttatattttctaattGATTTATGGATTGTTTTGAAAACCCAATCTTGTTCTATGATCGATAGTTTTCACCTTCATGTAACAACCCTTCAAGGTAGCTATTTTGTAATGTAGACGTTGATGAGGTTTGGAAAGGACTAATTAAGCCACACCAAATTATTACAACTGAAACAGACGGATTAGAAACATAATAACTAAATTACTTTGCCATCCTTCTATAGTATGAGTGATTCagacaaaatttgtattaagaACATTTGGACTCTGACCCAGGTAAACGCGTATGGTTTTGATCTTTCCTTGTATACGTTCGCTTTAAGTTAACCTACGGATACCCAAATTGCATTTGGTCAACATAAAGTTTATTAATGACCCAGTATATGACCccaaaaattatgttcaaagGATgattctctctctctt includes:
- the LOC119085656 gene encoding macrophage mannose receptor 1-like, yielding MNFQLCVLSIAFTMCSANRSESFLEFSYYNKSIQIQLVLPVLNGTIFNHSTDSKFESTTPILESITAISTTDPPHNTFVFNGTQYLFHTEYKENWLDASRYCWNKGMRLVAIYSAEENAWIAKTIKELGYGKDDFWTGGKYWPQRQFKWNDANEIEFVNWADGEPAKGNLTLPNNVHFILLKAAADFKWTNEWFKYDRNYFICKEIVQANTDPLPHSTFMFTGKKFHFNTTFKMSAFAGFSYCYDKRMTLLSIVSKEEDNWIDVEVTISGQEVFLINLMAHLVGMPLTTKLHSRIGPMINQERLMFVLRIVLYLKRQRNSSGALDCVNLITTM
- the LOC119081236 gene encoding uncharacterized protein LOC119081236 gives rise to the protein MDKKPNFKSQDNETNRSILKSNSPRPIRNSTSSSKGTNGHGIFKKTSLYEAKSLNDVLSTSIRETRSEAVSHNMDHFKGIIRTKIPDKQAKKVQFLDHIIKSDDDNENQFRCLLDHDQPANLSKFHNLLKTATDSNLVQLIDDKTDNLLDLLSAIPSEIPAREDLHRNNVNVLSKMTSVERIFVVLLTILFCIMVLKHFRYDWILPSTVKSELKGSEIITLMGRNVKRMCKNLMSIERYFWYSAK